One Bombina bombina isolate aBomBom1 chromosome 5, aBomBom1.pri, whole genome shotgun sequence DNA segment encodes these proteins:
- the LOC128659357 gene encoding protein S100-A10-like, which produces MVVPSQLEHAMETLLFTFHNYAGDKNYLTKEDLHHLMEKEFPEFLKNQNDPQAVDKIMKDLDQCRDGRVIFHSYFSLIAGLTIACNDYYTKNMKRK; this is translated from the coding sequence ATGGTTGTCCCGTCGCAATTAGAGCATGCAATGGAAACATTGCTTTTTACATTTCACAACTACGCTGGGGACAAGAACTACCTGACTAAAGAAGATCTGCATCACCTGATGGAGAAGGAATTCCCAGAGTTTCTAAAGAACCAAAACGATCCACAGGCTGTCGACAAAATTATGAAAGATTTGGATCAGTGCAGAGATGGCCGAGTCATATTCCACAGCTACTTTTCTCTTATCGCTGGTCTCACCATCGCTTGCAATGATTATTACACCAAAAATATGAAGAGAAAGTGA